In Oryza brachyantha chromosome 2, ObraRS2, whole genome shotgun sequence, a single window of DNA contains:
- the LOC102714804 gene encoding probable CDP-diacylglycerol--inositol 3-phosphatidyltransferase 2, with protein MAQPSSEKTPSVYLYIPNIIGYFRIIINFIAFAVCYSNRVLFAILYFFSFFCDGLDGWFARKFNQASTFGAVLDMVTDRVSTACLLALLSQFYRPGLVFLILLGLDITSHWFQMYSSFLSGKTSHKDVKDTGNWLLKLYYGHRPFMAFCCVASEVLYIILFLYADEKSTSLLNVCRGLMKQSPLIVFVFVSTLIGWALKQVINVIQMKTAADACVVFDLKRGK; from the exons ATGGCTCAACCTTCCTCAGAGAAAACGCCGTCAGTCTATCTTTACATTCCTAATATCATTG GATATTTCAGGATTATCATAAACTTCATTGCTTTTGCCGTGTGTTACTCCAATAGGGTGCTCTTTGCTATCCTCTACTTCTTCAG CTTTTTCTGCGATGGCCTGGATGGTTGGTTTGCACGAAAATTTAACCAAG CATCAACATTTGGAGCTGTGCTGGACATGGTAACAGATAG GGTTAGCACTGCCTGTTTGTTGGCACTTCTCTCCCAGTTTTACAG ACCTGGCTTAGTTTTCTTGATCCTGCTTGGGTTGGATATTACAAGCCATTGGTTTCAAATGTACAG TTCTTTCTTATCAGGGAAGACTAGCCATAAGGATGTAAAGGACACAGGCAATTGGCTTCTGAAATTATATTATGGACATCGACCGTTCATGGCCTTCTGCTGTGTTGCTTCCGAG GTTCTATACATAATTCTCTTTCTGTATGCTGATGAGAAGTCAACAAGCTTGCTTAAT GTATGCAGAGGCCTTATGAAGCAAAGTCCTCTCATTGTCTTTGTGTTTGTTTCAACTTTAATTGGTTGGGCGTTGAAACAAGTTATCAATGTCATACAG ATGAAAACAGCCGCAGACGCCTGTGTTGTGTTTGATTTGAAGCGCGGCAAGTGA
- the LOC102713798 gene encoding NADP-dependent D-sorbitol-6-phosphate dehydrogenase-like, whose amino-acid sequence IVSGGASHQNKRDALFFFSSSYRLHLQRGEARRGAAAAAERMAALKLSTGHEMPAVGLGVWRMEPSAIRGLIHSALRIGYRHFDCAADYQNEAEVGDALAEAFQTGLVKREDLFITTKLWNSDHGHVIEACKDSLKKLQLDYLDLYLVHFPVATRHTGVGTTASALGDDGVLDIDTTISLETTWHAMEDLVSMGLVRSIGISNYDIFLTRDCLAYAKIKPAVNQIEVHPYFQRDCLVKFCQKHGICVTAHTPLGGSTANTEWFGSVSCLDDPVIKSLAEKYGKTPAQFVLRWGLQRNTVVIPKTSKEERLQENFAVFDFTISDEDMEKMKSIDRNYRTNQPAKFWGIDLFA is encoded by the exons ATCGTGAGCGGTGGTGCATCACATCAGAATAAGAGGGACgcactcttcttcttctcttcttcttatcGTCTCCACCTccagcgaggcgaggcgaggcgcggcgcggcggcagcagcagagcGGATGGCGGCGCTGAAGCTGAGCACCGGGCACGAGATGCCGGCGGTGGGGCTGGGCGTGTGGCGGATGGAGCCCTCCGCCATCCGCGGCCTCATCCACTCCGCCCTCCGCATCGGCTACCGCCACTTCGACTGCGCCG CTGACTACCAAAACGAGGCTGAAGTTGGTGATGCACTTGCAGAGGCATTCCAAACTGGACTTGTCAAGAGGGAGGATCTTTTCATCACAACCAAG TTGTGGAACTCAGATCATGGGCATGTGATTGAAGCATGCAAGGATAGCTTGAAAAAGTTGCAGCTAGATTATCTAGATCTCTACCTTGTCCACTTCCCAGTAGCTACTCGACATACTG GAGTTGGCACAACTGCCAGTGCTCTTGGTGATGATGGTGTGCTAGACATTGATACCACTATCTCATTGGAGACAACATGGCATGCAATGGAAGATCTTGTTTCGATGGGATTGGTTCGCAGCATCGGGATTAG CAACTATGACATATTCCTTACCAGAGACTGTTTGGCTTATGCCAAGATAAAGCCGGCAGTGAATCAAATCGAAGTACACCCCTACTTCCAGCGTGACTGTCTCGTCAAGTTCTGCCAGAAACATGGGATCTGTGTCACTGCACATACACCCCTTGGTGGCTCCACTGCCAATACCGAGTGGTTTGGCTCCGTCTCATGCCTCGACGATCCTGTCATCAAG TCTCTGGCTGAGAAATATGGCAAGACACCGGCCCAGTTCGTCCTCCGGTGGGGGCTCCAGAGGAACACGGTGGTCATCCCCAAGACATCCAAGGAGGAGAGGCTGCAGGAGAACTTTGCGGTGTTTGATTTCACCATCTCCGACGAGGACATGGAGAAGATGAAATCCATCGATCGGAATTACCGCACCAACCAGCCTGCCAAGTTCTGGGGCATCGATCTGTTTGCCTGA